One Kribbella sp. NBC_00662 genomic region harbors:
- a CDS encoding extracellular solute-binding protein, whose amino-acid sequence MRPSARYRPIAGLLACAAVLLVTAACGGGSSSSGPTAAKTDGPKIELTIATFNEFGYDDLYAEYEAAHPNITIVQQHAKTVDDHVKNLDANLASGTGLADIEAMEVSWIYKYLAKADKFVDLRQYGADDLKDRWLDWKVAGATTQDGKIIGYGTDIGPEAICYRRDLFAKAGLPTDRAQVAKMFQDWPSYFATGRKFKERVPGSAWYDSAVLTWEAMRNQLIQAYYSNQDRFLAGENPRLKSTWNQVVAGSRDGLSAGLVAWSDEWNAAFRTDKFATMACPGWLLGVIQDNAGSFGKGKWDVADVFPGGGGNWGGSYLTVPIQSPQPEEAAKLAAWLTAPEQQVKVFKKIGSFPSTLDAYNDPQVKSQVNPYFNKAPVGQIFIDRARNVILKQHKGPRDGEINQIFSAALARVDNHKQSPDAAWAQAVDEAERVANTRVGN is encoded by the coding sequence ATGCGGCCCAGTGCCCGCTATCGCCCCATAGCCGGACTGCTGGCCTGCGCCGCGGTCCTGCTCGTCACCGCCGCCTGCGGCGGAGGCTCCAGTTCGTCCGGTCCGACCGCCGCCAAGACGGACGGGCCGAAGATCGAGCTGACCATCGCGACCTTCAACGAGTTCGGGTACGACGACCTGTACGCGGAGTACGAGGCCGCGCATCCGAACATCACGATCGTCCAGCAGCACGCCAAGACGGTCGACGACCACGTCAAGAACCTCGACGCGAACCTGGCGTCCGGGACCGGGCTGGCCGACATCGAGGCGATGGAGGTCAGCTGGATCTACAAGTACCTGGCCAAGGCCGACAAGTTCGTCGACCTGCGGCAGTACGGCGCGGACGACCTGAAGGACCGCTGGCTGGACTGGAAGGTGGCCGGCGCGACCACGCAGGACGGCAAGATCATCGGGTACGGCACCGACATCGGTCCGGAGGCGATCTGCTACCGCCGCGATCTGTTCGCGAAGGCGGGCCTGCCGACCGACCGCGCGCAGGTCGCGAAGATGTTCCAGGACTGGCCGTCGTACTTCGCGACCGGGCGGAAGTTCAAGGAACGGGTCCCTGGTTCGGCGTGGTACGACTCCGCCGTCCTGACCTGGGAGGCGATGCGCAACCAGCTGATCCAGGCGTACTACTCGAACCAGGACCGCTTCCTCGCCGGCGAGAACCCGCGGTTGAAGTCGACCTGGAACCAGGTGGTGGCCGGTAGCCGGGACGGTCTGTCCGCCGGGCTGGTCGCCTGGAGCGACGAGTGGAACGCCGCCTTCCGCACCGACAAGTTCGCGACGATGGCGTGCCCGGGCTGGCTGCTCGGCGTGATCCAGGACAACGCGGGCAGTTTCGGTAAGGGCAAGTGGGACGTCGCCGACGTGTTCCCGGGCGGTGGCGGCAACTGGGGCGGCTCGTACCTGACCGTGCCGATCCAGTCCCCGCAGCCGGAGGAGGCCGCGAAGCTGGCCGCCTGGCTGACCGCGCCCGAGCAGCAGGTGAAGGTGTTCAAGAAGATCGGCTCGTTCCCGTCGACGCTCGACGCGTACAACGACCCGCAGGTGAAGTCGCAGGTCAATCCGTACTTCAACAAGGCGCCGGTCGGCCAGATCTTCATCGACCGGGCCCGGAACGTGATCCTCAAGCAGCACAAGGGTCCCCGCGACGGCGAGATCAACCAGATCTTCAGCGCCGCGCTGGCCCGGGTCGACAACCACAAGCAGTCGCCGGACGCGGCCTGGGCACAGGCCGTCGACGAGGCGGAGCGGGTTGCCAACACCCGGGTGGGTAACTGA
- a CDS encoding DUF3097 domain-containing protein encodes MPLPVIRVGRVADRYGNDVLAGDWRKPKNGRTVEVEIEKGMVVEEPTSGFVGAIVRWEHGVVDLEDRHGKIRTYPLGPGFWIDGKPVSLKPPKKAGPVKKTRTASGSVAVDNVRAKVARASRIYVEGRHDAELVEKVWGDDLRIEGVVVEYLEGVDDLVEIVNRFQPAPGRRLGVLVDHLVEGSKESKIAAQVSNRYVRVVGHPFIDIWEAVKPSSVGIKAWPRIPHGQDWKKGVLQSFGWPATDQADVAAAWKHILSKVNSFADLDPALLGRVEELIDFVTLD; translated from the coding sequence ATGCCGCTCCCAGTTATTAGAGTTGGCCGGGTGGCTGACAGGTATGGGAACGACGTACTAGCTGGTGACTGGCGCAAGCCGAAGAACGGGCGGACCGTCGAGGTCGAGATCGAGAAAGGGATGGTCGTCGAGGAGCCCACGTCGGGGTTCGTCGGTGCGATCGTGCGCTGGGAGCACGGGGTCGTCGACCTCGAGGACCGGCACGGCAAGATCCGCACCTACCCGCTCGGTCCCGGCTTCTGGATCGACGGCAAGCCGGTCAGCCTGAAGCCACCGAAGAAGGCCGGCCCGGTGAAGAAGACGCGGACCGCGTCCGGTTCGGTGGCCGTGGACAACGTCCGGGCCAAGGTCGCGCGTGCCAGCCGGATCTACGTCGAGGGCCGGCACGACGCCGAGCTGGTCGAGAAGGTCTGGGGTGACGACCTGCGGATCGAGGGCGTCGTGGTCGAGTACCTCGAAGGTGTCGACGACCTGGTCGAGATCGTCAACCGGTTCCAGCCCGCTCCCGGCCGGCGGCTCGGCGTACTCGTCGATCACCTGGTCGAGGGGTCGAAGGAGTCGAAGATCGCCGCCCAGGTGAGCAACCGGTACGTGCGCGTCGTCGGTCACCCGTTCATCGACATCTGGGAAGCGGTCAAGCCGTCGTCGGTCGGGATCAAGGCGTGGCCGCGGATCCCGCACGGGCAGGACTGGAAGAAGGGCGTGCTGCAGTCGTTCGGCTGGCCGGCCACCGATCAGGCCGACGTGGCGGCGGCCTGGAAGCACATCCTGTCCAAGGTGAACAGCTTCGCGGACCTCGACCCGGCGCTGCTCGGCCGGGTCGAGGAGCTCATCGATTTCGTGACTCTGGACTGA
- a CDS encoding CHAT domain-containing protein — MVVRVGDPASLTRVLDVATTLTTKAQMPMRRDRELTWYRLVRTTNEELGSRVRPEVLELIYKELWKNLATESDLSTVPALLVRKLQIDALADPGRTVPALTSAVDVLDELTSDDNPLGRDAAVRAIAGQLLQVNEGILQRASAVSREHLGEALTTAADDTTDDVRQLADAARLTLIGSLPQIPSALDGQIAVAQRAFPHFVTGVTAGLDSDTVQRMMVIEPKTYSPGRALSYAAWLPTLNHLSDFRSDPGEPDQFNVGLARADTPAVALVNRSLQPDQDYLVWAGVGPADPDALPDPMGGIDLSRMVAGDTLEVVLFDANGNSSSGTLRLGSGRPLGVGEPADDVDVPDELRRTRLYFRFHTPTEPGQSHLRVCLYHHGALLRVHHLVLSIGRQTARFKAGTPYAIATSPTTADVGRLAQRRLSIYTNSAGDGTHGFFFRGGVDQQEVSLSAVFDSLEVKDLLQMIRGGLRIAAWGSDSPPKATAYKYGRLPDGTFGSFNGLRKDLIELARSGYDAWEEISSHFANPARRRELQQLMRRPGGVVDIAPRSDSTFVPPMAGLYDFDLDTDPNVPLALCPEAEEALRLRTPLQQSSCFGPDGCDHADTEVVCPSGFWGLRHDVGVPLSDNNDDAATPRLDVGGASPRTALIGTVPDTVVAGVTNHAGDVISKLPGSVHVTDRDLWFKEAAKPATYPILYFLCHGEHRDRGGPVLVLDKLGRAAISKSNLAAKHVALDHRPLVVLNACDTAALEPDKAISLVKGFTYNGAGAVIGTETAIFPSLAYAFAKTFLDGALTPGTSLGSALRTARLELLRLGNPLGLAYILYGLPDAHLN; from the coding sequence ATGGTCGTACGGGTGGGCGATCCTGCGTCCCTGACCAGGGTGCTGGACGTCGCGACGACGCTGACGACCAAGGCGCAGATGCCGATGCGCCGCGACCGCGAACTCACCTGGTACCGGCTCGTCCGGACGACCAACGAGGAGCTGGGATCGCGGGTGCGTCCCGAGGTCCTCGAGCTGATCTACAAGGAGCTGTGGAAGAACCTCGCGACCGAGTCCGACCTGTCGACGGTGCCGGCCCTCCTCGTCCGGAAGCTGCAGATCGACGCTCTGGCGGACCCGGGGCGGACGGTGCCGGCGCTCACCTCGGCGGTCGACGTCCTCGACGAGCTGACCTCCGACGACAATCCCCTCGGCCGCGACGCCGCGGTCCGTGCCATCGCCGGCCAGCTGCTGCAGGTGAACGAGGGCATCCTGCAACGAGCCAGCGCCGTCAGCCGCGAGCACCTCGGCGAAGCGCTGACCACTGCCGCCGACGACACCACGGATGATGTCCGGCAGCTCGCCGATGCTGCCCGCTTGACTCTCATCGGGAGCCTCCCGCAGATCCCGTCCGCGCTCGACGGTCAGATAGCCGTTGCCCAGCGCGCGTTCCCTCACTTCGTAACGGGCGTCACCGCCGGACTGGATTCCGACACCGTGCAACGAATGATGGTCATCGAGCCCAAGACGTACTCGCCTGGCCGCGCGCTGAGCTACGCCGCCTGGTTGCCGACCCTGAACCACCTCTCGGACTTCCGGTCCGACCCCGGCGAGCCCGATCAGTTCAACGTCGGTCTGGCCCGTGCCGACACTCCAGCCGTCGCCTTGGTCAACCGTTCGTTGCAGCCCGATCAGGACTATCTCGTCTGGGCCGGTGTCGGGCCGGCGGATCCCGATGCGCTGCCGGACCCGATGGGCGGGATCGACCTGTCCCGGATGGTTGCCGGCGACACCCTCGAAGTGGTCCTGTTCGATGCCAATGGCAACAGTTCGAGCGGCACGCTGCGGCTCGGCAGCGGTCGCCCGCTGGGTGTCGGCGAGCCGGCCGACGACGTCGACGTACCGGACGAGCTGCGCAGGACCCGGCTGTACTTCCGCTTCCACACTCCGACCGAGCCTGGGCAGTCGCATCTGCGCGTGTGCCTGTACCACCACGGCGCCCTGCTCCGGGTGCATCACCTGGTCCTGTCCATCGGCCGCCAGACCGCGCGCTTCAAGGCCGGTACGCCGTACGCGATCGCCACCTCGCCCACCACCGCCGACGTCGGCCGCCTTGCGCAACGCCGCCTGAGCATCTACACCAACAGCGCCGGCGACGGCACGCACGGGTTCTTCTTCCGTGGCGGGGTCGACCAGCAAGAGGTGTCGCTGTCTGCTGTGTTCGACAGCCTCGAGGTCAAGGACCTGTTGCAGATGATCCGTGGCGGCCTGCGGATCGCGGCCTGGGGATCGGACAGTCCGCCGAAGGCGACGGCGTACAAGTACGGGCGGCTCCCGGACGGCACGTTCGGCTCCTTCAACGGTCTGCGCAAGGACCTGATCGAGCTGGCCCGGAGCGGGTACGACGCCTGGGAGGAGATCAGCAGTCATTTCGCGAACCCCGCGCGCCGCCGCGAGCTCCAGCAGCTCATGCGCCGTCCCGGTGGCGTGGTCGACATCGCTCCGCGCAGCGACTCCACGTTCGTGCCTCCGATGGCCGGTCTGTACGACTTCGACCTGGACACCGATCCCAACGTCCCGCTCGCCCTCTGCCCGGAGGCCGAGGAGGCGCTCCGGCTGCGGACACCGCTGCAGCAATCCAGCTGCTTCGGACCGGACGGCTGCGATCACGCGGACACCGAGGTCGTCTGCCCGAGCGGTTTCTGGGGCCTGCGGCACGATGTCGGCGTACCGCTGTCCGACAACAACGACGACGCGGCGACACCACGCCTGGACGTCGGTGGGGCTTCCCCGCGTACGGCCTTGATCGGCACGGTGCCCGACACCGTCGTCGCCGGCGTGACGAACCACGCCGGCGATGTCATCAGCAAGCTGCCCGGATCGGTGCACGTCACCGACCGGGACCTCTGGTTCAAAGAGGCGGCAAAGCCGGCGACGTACCCGATCTTGTACTTCCTGTGCCACGGTGAGCATCGCGACCGCGGCGGCCCGGTGCTGGTCCTGGACAAGCTCGGCCGCGCGGCGATCTCCAAGTCGAACCTCGCCGCCAAACATGTCGCACTGGACCACCGGCCGCTCGTCGTGCTGAACGCCTGCGATACCGCCGCGCTCGAGCCCGACAAGGCGATCAGTCTCGTCAAAGGCTTTACCTACAACGGGGCCGGCGCGGTCATCGGCACCGAGACGGCCATCTTCCCCAGCCTCGCGTACGCGTTCGCGAAGACGTTCCTCGACGGCGCCCTGACCCCTGGCACCAGCCTCGGCTCGGCGCTCCGAACGGCCCGCCTCGAACTACTCAGGCTCGGCAACCCGCTCGGTCTCGCGTACATCCTCTACGGCCTCCCCGACGCCCACCTCAACTGA
- a CDS encoding DUF3376 domain-containing protein, which produces MTDHEIRIALVLNGGVSLAVWMGGVTHELDLIRRASGGSDAPQSQPYDAVLADRWRELCHRGEERRRVVVDVIAGTSAGGLNGSLLATAIANGSTLDPDGDNGPWLRQKWVALGSLDVGKLVPSAGVKSSSVLDGKYFLQQLEDLLKGVADAGDSDAEEPVTLFVTASGLGVQQFKAKDAAGQAFVVPDHRYLYGFTSEDAPTYDGAKRKFSVKETNGLKDTELLARAARASASFPAAFGPVLETPELAASPPRMQPGPAEAGSWLVDGGVLDNAPFGPVLDVVARRPVTGKATRYVLYVVPSAGIGHASTALPGAQEPSWRVAALSAVQFPREVDFRSDVEQLERLLLEADASWSDTQRLFDRCLKQPEERARLKAAAAALQPAYSRGRAAGGVWEAVTVASHDQSTVLDAATALSESEIDEILATEHPWVPEPDGSTSAVRDDADGNPSWLWGTGAAERIVRLILRSLRNRISKAPRAERAELDKRLTAASDCLMKVQAVRDALDVELAAADLDLRPAGGAEAVAVGLNDIFEQLQIQRALGDAFAELVAVVGWELVDTALEVEIVSRCTSARTPEQRSAPFQFLRLGPDIPLAVLDELQEGSIANQLNERILYGSQVGHFGAFGAADWRRWDWLMGRLHCVAHLGAMLGADAAWIRETQRQVLQAEGWEISAVAERIERLAKDFPVDAGIGALVTMRNELNASPEGRAITKGIADRMVDVSSGLGPEVGNWVKAAAGRKHQPGSWLLRTARWFTEPVRQAAWERMVRGAKLSPAQRPQIFEPWLPAATAVIGILLLILAGTVDAIRLIAALLAGAVLALSAVLGVVTWYVRRARRRIRAWLERRLPEISPESRNR; this is translated from the coding sequence ATGACAGACCACGAGATCCGGATCGCACTGGTTCTGAACGGCGGCGTCAGCCTGGCGGTCTGGATGGGCGGGGTGACGCACGAGCTGGATCTGATCCGGCGTGCGTCCGGCGGCTCCGACGCGCCGCAGTCCCAGCCGTACGACGCTGTGCTCGCCGACCGCTGGCGCGAGTTGTGCCACCGCGGCGAGGAACGCCGGCGCGTGGTGGTCGACGTGATCGCGGGGACGAGTGCCGGCGGCCTGAACGGTTCGTTGCTGGCGACAGCGATCGCGAACGGTTCGACCCTGGACCCGGACGGTGACAACGGGCCCTGGCTACGGCAGAAGTGGGTCGCGCTCGGCTCGCTCGACGTGGGCAAGCTGGTGCCGTCGGCCGGCGTGAAGTCGAGCTCGGTGCTCGACGGCAAGTACTTCCTGCAACAGCTCGAGGACCTGCTCAAGGGCGTCGCCGACGCGGGTGACAGTGATGCCGAGGAGCCGGTGACGCTGTTCGTCACGGCCTCCGGGTTGGGTGTGCAGCAGTTCAAGGCCAAGGACGCGGCCGGGCAGGCGTTCGTCGTACCGGACCATCGGTACCTGTACGGGTTCACGAGTGAGGACGCGCCGACGTACGACGGTGCCAAGCGCAAGTTCTCGGTCAAGGAGACGAACGGGTTGAAGGACACCGAGCTGCTCGCGCGAGCGGCCCGGGCGTCCGCGTCGTTCCCGGCCGCGTTCGGTCCGGTGCTGGAGACGCCCGAGCTGGCTGCGAGTCCGCCGCGGATGCAGCCCGGCCCGGCCGAAGCCGGGTCGTGGCTGGTGGACGGCGGCGTGCTCGACAACGCGCCGTTCGGTCCGGTGCTCGACGTGGTCGCCCGCCGACCGGTGACCGGCAAGGCGACGCGGTACGTGCTGTACGTCGTACCGTCCGCCGGGATCGGGCATGCCTCGACGGCGTTGCCGGGCGCTCAGGAGCCGAGCTGGCGGGTGGCGGCGTTGTCGGCGGTGCAGTTCCCGCGCGAGGTGGACTTCCGGTCGGACGTCGAGCAGCTGGAGCGATTGCTGCTCGAGGCCGACGCGTCCTGGTCCGACACCCAGCGGCTCTTCGATCGTTGCCTGAAGCAACCAGAGGAGCGGGCCCGGTTGAAGGCGGCGGCCGCGGCGCTGCAACCGGCGTACTCGCGGGGTCGTGCGGCCGGTGGAGTCTGGGAGGCGGTGACGGTCGCGAGTCACGACCAGTCGACCGTGCTGGACGCCGCGACCGCGCTGTCGGAGTCGGAGATCGACGAGATCCTCGCGACCGAACATCCCTGGGTGCCCGAGCCGGACGGCTCGACCAGCGCCGTACGCGACGATGCCGACGGCAACCCGAGTTGGCTGTGGGGGACCGGTGCGGCCGAGCGCATCGTGCGGCTCATCCTGCGCTCGCTGCGGAATCGGATCAGCAAGGCGCCGCGGGCCGAGCGTGCGGAGCTGGACAAGCGACTGACCGCGGCGAGCGACTGCCTGATGAAGGTGCAGGCGGTCCGTGACGCGCTCGACGTGGAGCTGGCGGCGGCGGATCTGGACCTGCGACCGGCCGGTGGCGCGGAGGCCGTCGCGGTCGGGCTGAACGACATCTTCGAGCAGTTGCAGATCCAGCGAGCGCTCGGCGATGCGTTCGCCGAGCTGGTCGCGGTGGTCGGCTGGGAGCTCGTCGACACCGCGCTCGAGGTCGAGATCGTGTCCCGTTGCACGTCGGCGCGTACGCCGGAGCAGCGCAGCGCGCCGTTCCAGTTCCTCCGGCTCGGACCGGACATTCCACTCGCCGTGCTCGACGAGCTGCAGGAAGGCTCGATTGCGAACCAGCTCAACGAGCGCATCCTCTACGGCAGTCAGGTCGGGCACTTCGGCGCGTTCGGTGCGGCCGACTGGCGGCGGTGGGACTGGTTGATGGGTCGGCTGCACTGCGTCGCCCACCTGGGCGCGATGCTCGGTGCGGACGCGGCCTGGATCCGCGAGACCCAGCGGCAGGTGCTGCAGGCCGAGGGCTGGGAGATCAGCGCGGTCGCCGAGCGGATCGAGCGGCTGGCCAAGGACTTCCCGGTCGATGCCGGGATCGGCGCGCTCGTGACGATGCGGAACGAGCTGAACGCCTCGCCCGAGGGACGCGCGATCACCAAGGGCATTGCGGACCGGATGGTCGACGTCTCGTCCGGTCTCGGGCCCGAGGTCGGCAACTGGGTGAAGGCCGCGGCGGGTCGCAAGCATCAGCCCGGGTCGTGGCTGCTGCGGACGGCGCGCTGGTTCACCGAGCCGGTCCGGCAGGCGGCCTGGGAGCGGATGGTCCGAGGCGCCAAGCTGAGCCCGGCGCAGCGGCCGCAGATCTTCGAGCCATGGTTGCCTGCAGCAACAGCTGTGATCGGCATCCTGCTGTTGATTCTCGCAGGCACCGTCGACGCCATCCGGCTGATCGCAGCGCTCCTCGCCGGAGCGGTGCTGGCCTTGAGCGCCGTGCTCGGCGTGGTGACCTGGTACGTACGCCGTGCCCGCCGGCGGATCCGCGCCTGGCTCGAGCGGCGGCTGCCGGAGATCAGTCCAGAGTCACGAAATCGATGA
- a CDS encoding LacI family DNA-binding transcriptional regulator, with translation MEGSGSPTLEQVAAVAGVSRATVSRVVNGSPKVLPETVAAVEQAIRQLGYVPNRAARALVTRRTDSVAIVVPEPDSRVFSDPFFAGMLSGVSRTLAPTRSQLVLLIEPAEGDDQRFIRYLRGGHVDGAIIISHHGRDNVLQELAQLPLPIVFSARPLGVDVPVASVDVDNVAGARTGVEHLLAIGRRKVATVAGPLDMTAGIDRLTGYKDVMKEAGLPALIEYGDFTADGGEQAALRLLDQHPDLDGLFVASDLMATAALRVLSERGRRVPADVAVVGFDDSVLATTTTPKLTTVRQPVEQLGARLAEILLAKIGGAQLTSPEIYNTELIIRDSA, from the coding sequence ATGGAAGGGTCTGGTTCTCCGACGCTGGAGCAGGTCGCGGCGGTCGCCGGGGTGTCGCGGGCGACGGTCTCGCGGGTCGTGAACGGCTCGCCGAAAGTGCTACCGGAGACGGTCGCCGCGGTCGAGCAGGCGATCCGGCAGCTGGGGTACGTACCGAACCGGGCGGCTCGCGCGCTGGTGACACGTCGTACCGATTCGGTAGCGATCGTCGTACCGGAGCCGGACAGCCGGGTGTTCTCGGACCCGTTCTTCGCCGGGATGCTGAGCGGGGTCAGCCGGACGCTGGCGCCGACCCGGTCGCAGCTGGTGCTGCTGATCGAGCCGGCCGAAGGTGACGACCAGAGGTTCATCCGCTATCTGCGCGGTGGGCATGTCGACGGCGCGATCATCATCAGTCACCACGGTCGCGACAACGTGCTGCAGGAGCTGGCGCAGCTGCCCTTGCCGATCGTGTTCAGTGCCCGGCCGCTCGGTGTCGACGTACCCGTGGCGAGTGTGGACGTGGACAACGTGGCCGGGGCGCGGACGGGGGTCGAGCATCTGCTCGCGATCGGGCGGCGGAAGGTCGCGACTGTCGCGGGTCCGCTCGACATGACTGCCGGGATCGATCGGCTGACCGGCTACAAGGACGTGATGAAGGAAGCCGGCTTGCCGGCGCTGATCGAGTACGGCGACTTCACGGCCGACGGCGGTGAACAGGCGGCGCTGCGGTTGCTGGATCAGCATCCGGATCTTGACGGACTGTTCGTCGCCTCCGACCTGATGGCGACCGCCGCGCTTCGGGTGCTGTCCGAGCGGGGTCGCCGGGTGCCCGCGGATGTCGCGGTCGTCGGCTTCGACGACTCGGTCCTGGCGACCACGACCACGCCCAAACTCACCACGGTCCGCCAGCCGGTCGAACAACTCGGGGCCCGCCTCGCCGAGATCCTGCTGGCCAAGATCGGCGGCGCCCAGCTCACCAGCCCCGAGATCTACAACACCGAACTGATCATCCGCGACAGCGCCTGA
- the hemW gene encoding radical SAM family heme chaperone HemW, with protein MPSTLPEGEVAPRDGALPESAVREAAHRPLGFYLHVPFCASRCGYCDFNTYTAKELGGGGSQASYAETAVGEVRLARRVLGELDRPVDTVFFGGGTPTLLPAADLAKMLGAVRDEFGLAPDAEVTTEANPESVDPAYLEALREAGFTRVSFGMQSASSHVLKILDRQHTPGRALDAVKEATAAGFEHVNLDLIYGTPGESLDDWRASLESAMSAQPDHVSAYALIVEDGTQLARRIRRGELPMPDDDDLADKYVLADEMLSAEGLRWYEVSNWARSTAARCRHNELYWRGDTWWGVGPGAHSHVGGIRWWNVKHPTAYAERLNAGESPAHARETLDEETRRIERVLLEVRLEAGLPREVLDEAGRAAADQVVEDGLAVIDGDRLVLTDRGRLLADAVVRDLLP; from the coding sequence GTGCCGTCAACATTGCCCGAGGGGGAGGTTGCGCCCCGGGACGGGGCGTTGCCGGAGTCCGCCGTCCGCGAAGCCGCGCACCGGCCGTTGGGGTTCTACCTGCACGTGCCGTTCTGTGCGTCGCGCTGCGGGTACTGCGACTTCAACACCTACACCGCCAAGGAGCTCGGTGGCGGCGGGTCACAGGCGTCGTACGCCGAGACCGCGGTCGGCGAGGTCCGACTCGCCCGGCGGGTGCTGGGCGAGCTGGATCGGCCGGTCGACACCGTGTTCTTCGGGGGCGGTACGCCGACGCTGCTGCCGGCGGCCGATCTGGCGAAGATGCTGGGGGCCGTCCGCGACGAGTTCGGGCTGGCGCCGGATGCCGAAGTGACGACCGAGGCCAACCCGGAGTCGGTCGACCCCGCGTACCTCGAGGCGCTGCGCGAGGCGGGGTTCACCCGGGTCAGCTTCGGCATGCAGAGCGCGTCGTCGCATGTGCTCAAGATCCTCGACCGCCAACACACTCCGGGGCGAGCGTTGGACGCCGTCAAGGAGGCGACCGCGGCGGGCTTCGAGCACGTCAATCTCGATCTGATCTACGGCACGCCGGGCGAGTCGTTGGACGACTGGCGCGCTTCGCTCGAGTCTGCGATGTCTGCTCAACCCGACCACGTGAGTGCGTACGCATTGATCGTCGAGGACGGGACGCAGTTGGCACGGCGGATCCGGCGCGGCGAGCTGCCGATGCCGGACGACGACGATCTGGCCGACAAGTACGTCCTGGCCGACGAGATGCTCTCGGCCGAGGGCCTGCGCTGGTACGAGGTGTCGAACTGGGCCCGCAGTACGGCGGCCCGCTGCCGCCACAACGAGCTCTACTGGCGCGGCGACACGTGGTGGGGCGTCGGCCCCGGCGCCCACAGCCACGTCGGCGGCATCCGCTGGTGGAACGTGAAGCACCCCACGGCGTACGCCGAACGCCTGAACGCCGGCGAAAGCCCGGCCCACGCCCGTGAAACCCTCGACGAGGAAACCCGCCGTATAGAACGCGTCCTCCTCGAGGTGCGGTTGGAGGCCGGTCTGCCGCGAGAGGTCCTGGACGAGGCCGGCCGCGCCGCAGCCGATCAGGTGGTCGAGGACGGCCTCGCGGTGATCGACGGCGATCGGCTCGTGTTGACTGATCGGGGGCGGTTGCTGGCCGATGCGGTGGTTCGCGACCTGTTGCCGTGA